A window of Hordeum vulgare subsp. vulgare chromosome 5H, MorexV3_pseudomolecules_assembly, whole genome shotgun sequence genomic DNA:
CTAGACTTCTAGTATCCTGTGAGTGGGAATCTAGCTTCCCCCCTACAGTAATGTGGTTGAATAGAGAATTTTCTAATCATGTTCCACTCCATTTGATTTATGGGACACTACAACCTCATAGTGATGTGTTTTTAGAACTTGTTTTTTTAGAGTGAGAAGAGTTCAAAGAAGTTGTGCACAGGAGATGGTATACTTGTTATGACAATATTTGTGTTAGGAGCAACAAAGTCTCCAAGTTTCCTTGTCATGATAACTTTTTCGGGTAATTATTGGAACACAAACCTGGAAACTAagtaaaaacaagaaaaaaaatcgaAATAAGAACACTAACCTAATGAATAGTGTCACGATACCTCCTCACTAACAGCGTCAGAAaaggtgttgaacaccctttgtgATCCGGATTGTATTGGAGAAAGTCCCTTTGCCCTTTTCCCAAGAAGTGACCTTGATCCATGGGTACCGAACCCATAAGTGGATTTGCATTATGACAAAGACTCAAACAAGTTATTAACATCGCCAAATGTTTTAGTTTTAATTGAAACATTATTAatcattttgaacataaataatgATATGAAAATAGGTagggtaagagcatctacaaccacaaATAGCTAATCCAACCCCTATACGCCTGCAGACAGCATCGGAAATATCCCCATTTGGTCCACTTCACAACCACACTCCCCAAAATCTAATACCCAAATTATGCACGATTATCATACAATGCAAATTCATCATACATTCAACAATACAAAGATTGTATAGCCCGAATAAGTTCACTACATGGCAAAATAAATTCAATAGTTCATGCATAGATAAGCGATACATGAATGAATGAATGATTTCACTCCTTGCGGCCATTGATCCTCTTCTTCACGTGGAGCAACCACTTCTTCCCTTCGTGATCCAAGAGGATGATGTACTGCAACATGATCCTCGACTCCTCTGTCTCTCCTGCAAGCCGCAACCTCTCTTTCTCGAGTTCAAGACCATggattaattgtcatcctttgctcAAGCTTCCATTTGGCAGCCTTCTCTTGCCTCTCGAAATTCAACTTTGTTCTTGTCCAACATTAACAACTCCCCGTCGAACTCCATCTCCTTCCATTGCACATCAATTAATATATTGTAGCTCTCCTCCTTCTTAACGTCCTTGACATATTGCGTTTGAATTTGAGATAGTGCCTTTGTTCATGGtaaatttttcatttttcttcttctaatATTTCTTGTCCTTTTGGTCGGTTTCACAAATGGGATCCATACTAGTGTTGCACCAACTTTGACAAAACAAAACGTGTTCAAAATGTGTGAATGCCGGACATCTAGGCTTGACCACTTTTGCAACTTTCTTCTTCCTTTTACTGCATGATGTTTGTCCAGCTTCCAACACCGATGAATTGGTATTCTAGATGGCAATTTCTAAAGACTATTGATCATTACTTATCatgtcatgtactccctccgtttttaaatataagtctttgtagagatttcactagtgaactacatatggatgtatatagacatactttagagtgtatattcaatcattttgctttgtatgtagacatctagtgaaatcgcttaaaagatttatatttaaaaacatcTAGTGTATTTCTATATGTTTCTAGTGGCCAGGACTAGAAACAAGCTTGCTACCGTGGCGTGTAAAGCCCCTGTGCGCCACGCGTCGCACCACCCGTAAGCGGCGCATAACGCGTGTCCCAACCCTCATGCACACCTCTCCACATATACTATATATTTATCCCACCAGAGCACAAACCTCATCCAGAAATCATCGTCTTCCATTCGACTGACTCTTCCTTGCAACCAACCCAATCCCAGCACGTAGCTAAGCATCACTCGACCAGCGCCaatctccatctccatctccatctgACCAAGACGAAGAAGGTAGCAGTAGCAGAGCTCCATCAATGGCGGGCGTCGGTCGCAACATGGTGGCGCCGTTGCTGGTGCTGAACCTCATCATGTACATCATCGTCATCGGGTTCGCGAGCTGGAACCTCAACCACTTCATCAACGGCATCACCAACCGCCCCGGCGTAGGCGGCAACGGCGCCACCTTCTACTTCCTCGTCTTCGCCATCCTTGCCGGGGTCGTCGGCGCGGCATCCAAGCTCGCCGGAGTGCACCACGTCCGTACCTGGCGTGGGGACAGCCTCGCCACCTCCGCCTCTTCTTCGCTGGTGGCCTGGGCGATTACCGCCTTGGCCTTCGGGCTGGCGTGCAAGGAGATCCACGTCGGCGGGTACCGGGGGTGGCGCCTCAGGGTGCTGGAGGCGTTCGTCATCATCCTCGCCTTCACGCAGCTCCTGTACGTGCTTGCTCTCCACTCTGGGCTCTTCGGAAACCAGTTTGGTAATAACAATGGTGGGTATCCGGCGGAGCACGCTTACGGCGCCGGCGTCGGTGACCACCACAACAAGGGCATGGACACCGGCGGCGTCGCAAGGGTCTAAATAGGATAGACTTGGCCGTGGCAAGCGACGGGTGGATAATAAGTTGTACTGTACTAGTACGTATTTGTGTTAGTTGTGTCACGTACGGTTAGAGAGCAGAAGAGTAGGTTGTATGCATCGTCGATCCATGGCATGGCAGTGGGGTATGTGTGTGAGCATAGTACGCATGTACTACTCATGGTTCCCTTCTTTTTTTAGGGGGACCTGGTATTACATACGCACGTACATGCATGTTGTACTACCGGCTGGTTCTTGTTAGTGTTTTATAAATGAATGGAAAATCTAAGTGGTGCGCCGTGTTCTTACCTAACCATTCTTTGCAGGTCGTGTTCCTTAATTTCCAAATCTTTCTCGAGATACATGTCGGCTACACGCATGGATCGACATGAATCTTCACAAGTTATGTTAGATTTTCTATGTCAAGTTCTATCTATTCCATTTGCATGTTGTATTTTTTCTCCATGTTGTTGGTTCCATTCTTTCAAATAATTTTGCTGGTTCCATTCTTTCAAATAAGCCGAACGAGCAGTGAACGTTCCATTTTTATATCTTCAATTATTTATAACTCTTAATTATAGCTCCAAGCAATAAAAATCCGTCATGTTATTCATGGGCAATGGAATTGCAAGTACCCTTTACGATTGTTTCACCAAATCTTCATCCCATGAGTTTGTGACTGGATCAATCCAAGCAAAGAATCTTTTTTTAAGTTGCACTCGTTAAATCGCTATCCTAAAAATATTTTGCTCTCAAGATAACAGCACATAAGGAGTCAGGGTTGTCAATGAGACACCACGCTTGTTTTGCTAATAATGCAAGGTTGAAATAATGTATATTTCTGAAACTCATCCTTCTTTGTTCTTTTGGGACACACATCTCCCACCAGACCATTCAATGCATTCTTTTTTATTGTCCTCGTCACCCCATCAGAATTGTAATGCATTCTTTTTTATTGTCCTCGTCACCCCATCAGAATTGTAACATCGCGTCATTCTTTTCTGATTGTCCTCGTCACCCCATCAAAATTGTAACATCGCGTCAATGTTTCCTTTATAATTTTGTTTAGGAATTTTAAAGACCACATGGCATACACTGCATGGGAACCCTACCATGCTGAGTGACACTGGCTAATAGACACATGAAAATTTTACCAATCTATCCATCATGCTCAAAAGGTCCGGAAAATACAAAACATATTCTGTTTCGTGCGAGAAGGCGAAAGaagtttgaaaaaaaatcaggcATGTATGATGTCATCAATAGAGCATGTGGTGTTGATAGGGCGGAAGAGACGGTTCTAGAATTCTTACTTCTTATGCAAGATCAGGAACTAACTATTCTGGGCATCCAGAATGCTCTTACTTCTTATGCAAGATCAGGAACTAACTGTTCTGGGCATCCAGAATGCACGTGAGTTGATCACTATAACAGCTTGGTATTTGTGGTGGGACAGCCGAAAACTGGTTTATGAAGGAAAGATCCAAGATGCAAATCAAACTTCAATGGAAGCTCTTCTTATGCAAGATCAGGAACTAACTATTCTGGGCATCCGGAATGCTCTTACTTCTTATGCAAGATCAGGA
This region includes:
- the LOC123399700 gene encoding membrane protein PM19L-like codes for the protein MAGVGRNMVAPLLVLNLIMYIIVIGFASWNLNHFINGITNRPGVGGNGATFYFLVFAILAGVVGAASKLAGVHHVRTWRGDSLATSASSSLVAWAITALAFGLACKEIHVGGYRGWRLRVLEAFVIILAFTQLLYVLALHSGLFGNQFGNNNGGYPAEHAYGAGVGDHHNKGMDTGGVARV